One Lachnospiraceae bacterium C1.1 genomic region harbors:
- a CDS encoding transposase, protein MNILQKIFTDYYETIIFTMKPRSSVIENIDKMINCGNPDFGGAMYGCPDCGKLKFVPFRCHSRFCPSCGNKYSMERTTNMSFKLIKVNHRHCVFTIAEDLRIYFLQDRTLLNCLFHAVNSVISHMFRKINKSKNFTPGFIMVLHTFGRDLKWNPHIHCLISEGGYSDNGEWRNVTHFNYKLLRSSFQTALLNELEPYLGSSFKKVKAACYDKNKQGFYVYAKPNKCNPTTVIKYIGRYLGRPVIATSRIDKYDGDYVTFHYNRHEDDKYVEETIPATEFIERLIRHIPEKHFKMIRYGGIYARHRDIDKNLNRAISKEKHSFLRGFNKWRTAQLSAFGYDPLKCDCGSTMLFLELYFNHKRVSLEELYEKAMSKSRGLRSSA, encoded by the coding sequence ATGAACATACTGCAAAAAATCTTTACCGACTACTATGAAACAATTATTTTCACAATGAAACCTCGCTCATCTGTCATTGAAAACATCGACAAGATGATTAATTGTGGCAATCCAGACTTTGGTGGTGCCATGTATGGATGCCCGGATTGCGGAAAACTTAAATTTGTTCCCTTTCGCTGTCACAGCCGCTTTTGTCCTTCATGCGGAAATAAGTATTCCATGGAACGCACCACTAACATGTCCTTCAAGCTGATTAAGGTCAATCATAGACATTGCGTTTTTACCATTGCAGAAGATTTAAGGATCTACTTCTTACAGGATCGTACTCTTCTAAATTGCTTGTTCCACGCTGTTAACAGTGTTATTTCCCATATGTTCCGCAAAATAAATAAATCAAAAAATTTCACTCCCGGTTTTATCATGGTCCTGCACACTTTCGGACGTGATCTAAAATGGAATCCGCATATTCACTGTCTAATATCTGAAGGCGGTTACAGTGACAACGGCGAATGGCGAAACGTAACTCATTTTAATTACAAGCTTCTTCGCAGTTCATTTCAAACTGCACTTTTAAATGAATTAGAACCTTATCTTGGCTCTTCCTTTAAGAAAGTCAAAGCTGCCTGTTATGACAAAAATAAACAGGGCTTCTATGTTTATGCCAAGCCCAACAAATGCAACCCTACCACCGTAATTAAATACATTGGACGTTACCTTGGCAGACCCGTCATTGCAACTTCACGTATTGACAAATATGACGGTGATTATGTCACTTTCCACTACAACCGCCACGAAGATGACAAATATGTAGAAGAAACCATCCCTGCAACCGAGTTCATTGAACGTCTGATACGGCATATACCTGAAAAACACTTTAAGATGATACGTTATGGTGGTATTTATGCCCGTCACAGAGACATTGACAAAAATCTTAACCGCGCCATTTCAAAAGAAAAGCACTCATTTCTTCGTGGCTTCAATAAATGGCGTACTGCACAGCTTTCCGCGTTCGGATATGATCCTCTAAAATGCGATTGCGGTTCAACAATGCTGTTCCTGGAACTATATTTTAATCATAAGCGCGTTTCTCTTGAAGAACTATACGAGAAAGCCATGTCCAAGTCTCGTGGATTGCGTTCATCTGCATAA
- a CDS encoding ATP-binding protein: protein MKPINIYMLTRIKDSDGIRRLERQMSKRKGYLKIKEWETEGLKKLADKLYAVDKAASSYEFFYSFTMPKLGKEFDLLRINKDYAVNIELKSGNVSDEAVKYQLRQNRYYLSSLERTIYSYTYISEDDRLVRLSGGNRLIDTDIAELLEILDRQKFCYNGDIEELFSEEKFLISPFTDPNRFLRRDYFLTSSQREIKKQILRDILEKHKSIKKQFSIHGFTGLPGTGKTILLYDIAMQLSTSEKVCMLHLGPYKDELEKLNERLKRVDFYYCDLEGRIKLKDEYTAILVDEGHRLNRILLADIVESAKNNSIPVIISYDKEDILAFSERAEEGAELIEKEDGFVGYSLTGKIRLNAELSSFTL from the coding sequence ATGAAGCCAATTAATATTTATATGCTTACAAGAATAAAAGATTCCGATGGGATAAGACGTCTGGAAAGACAGATGTCTAAAAGAAAAGGTTATTTAAAAATAAAAGAGTGGGAGACAGAAGGCTTAAAAAAACTTGCTGATAAACTATATGCAGTTGATAAGGCTGCATCTTCTTATGAATTTTTTTATTCCTTTACCATGCCTAAACTTGGCAAGGAATTTGACTTGTTAAGGATAAATAAGGATTATGCGGTAAATATAGAGCTTAAAAGCGGCAATGTATCGGATGAAGCAGTTAAATATCAGCTTAGACAAAACCGTTATTATTTATCTTCATTGGAGAGAACTATTTATTCATACACTTATATAAGTGAGGATGACCGGCTTGTGAGATTATCCGGAGGAAACCGGCTCATAGATACTGATATAGCAGAATTATTGGAAATATTGGACAGACAGAAATTTTGCTACAATGGAGATATAGAGGAGCTTTTTAGTGAAGAAAAATTCCTGATCTCACCATTTACAGACCCTAACAGATTTTTAAGGCGGGATTATTTTTTGACGTCAAGCCAGAGGGAGATTAAAAAACAAATATTACGGGATATATTGGAAAAACATAAAAGCATAAAAAAACAATTTTCAATTCATGGTTTTACAGGACTTCCGGGAACGGGTAAAACAATCCTTTTATATGATATAGCAATGCAGCTTTCAACATCGGAAAAGGTTTGCATGCTTCATCTGGGACCGTATAAGGATGAGCTGGAAAAGTTAAACGAGAGACTTAAAAGAGTTGATTTTTATTATTGCGATCTGGAAGGCAGGATCAAGCTTAAGGATGAATATACGGCAATTCTGGTGGATGAAGGTCATAGACTAAACAGGATTCTGCTTGCAGATATAGTTGAATCCGCGAAAAATAACAGTATCCCGGTTATTATTTCCTATGATAAAGAAGATATTTTGGCATTTTCTGAGCGCGCCGAAGAGGGAGCAGAACTGATCGAGAAGGAAGATGGCTTCGTTGGTTACAGCCTGACAGGCAAGATAAGATTAAATGCGGAGCTTTCTTCTTTTACTTTATAG
- a CDS encoding DUF5131 family protein, which produces MHDIWNPWHGCRKCSEGCQNCYMYYLDSLHEKDGSDIYRTKAGFKYPLSKFRDGTYKVKSGEMLRVCMTSDFFLEEADSWRKEAWQIIKQRPDVKFFLLTKRPERVADHLPWDWGGGWENVMFNVTCENQKRADERIHILLNLPFKHKGIMCAPYIGPVSIRKYLPARQIEQVLCDGENYGGARPCNYEWVKSLRDECVEYNVTFVFCGTGRRFVKDGKLYKLEGSIQSEQAYKSGLSFQGKSIEWKLTDDWGYPVDDNRLYKSYYGERCQECGIRLACNGCSRCGKCGSA; this is translated from the coding sequence TTGCACGATATATGGAATCCGTGGCACGGATGTAGAAAATGCAGTGAGGGATGCCAAAACTGCTATATGTACTATCTAGATTCCCTTCATGAAAAGGATGGATCGGATATATACAGAACAAAAGCAGGGTTTAAGTATCCGCTTTCAAAATTTCGTGATGGCACATATAAAGTGAAAAGTGGGGAGATGCTCCGAGTTTGTATGACGTCGGATTTTTTTCTGGAGGAAGCCGATTCTTGGAGGAAGGAAGCCTGGCAAATTATAAAACAGCGACCTGATGTGAAGTTTTTTCTTTTGACGAAACGGCCAGAACGAGTGGCTGATCATTTGCCATGGGATTGGGGTGGTGGCTGGGAAAACGTAATGTTTAATGTCACCTGCGAGAATCAAAAAAGAGCGGATGAACGCATACATATTCTTCTTAATCTTCCTTTCAAGCATAAAGGTATCATGTGCGCTCCTTATATTGGCCCTGTAAGTATTAGAAAGTATCTTCCTGCAAGGCAGATAGAACAGGTGCTATGTGACGGAGAGAACTACGGTGGTGCAAGACCATGTAATTATGAATGGGTAAAGTCTCTTCGGGATGAATGTGTGGAATACAATGTGACTTTTGTGTTCTGCGGTACCGGCAGGCGGTTCGTAAAAGATGGAAAACTATATAAGTTGGAAGGAAGTATTCAAAGCGAACAAGCCTATAAATCCGGACTCAGCTTTCAGGGAAAAAGTATTGAATGGAAATTGACAGATGACTGGGGGTATCCGGTCGATGATAATAGACTGTATAAGTCATATTATGGAGAGCGTTGCCAAGAATGCGGCATTAGGCTTGCCTGTAATGGGTGCAGCAGGTGTGGAAAGTGTGGAAGCGCTTAG
- a CDS encoding radical SAM protein, with the protein MTKSNLPVADYSVNPYVGCSHACNYCYASFMKRFTNHPEPWGDFIDVKIWPEIKNPGKYAGKEAFLGSVTDCYQPCEAKYKRTRALLEQLQGSGISISIATKSDLVLRDIDIIRTFPNARVSFSINTIDEDFRKEMDKAASIERRLTAMKELYDNGIQTVCQIAPIFPGITDVKAIIGAVRDRCNLIWLENLNLRGDYKARILEWIHENHPELDELYHQIYSKRDRTYWSELDKELREYVAAEGFLYVRDDDSKRSDFGDLPIIANYFYHEEVKKSAKQKNAHSLSGALK; encoded by the coding sequence ATGACTAAATCGAATCTACCTGTGGCTGATTATTCAGTAAATCCTTATGTGGGTTGTTCACATGCCTGCAATTACTGTTATGCCTCTTTCATGAAAAGATTTACTAATCACCCAGAACCATGGGGTGACTTTATTGATGTGAAAATTTGGCCGGAGATTAAAAATCCGGGGAAGTATGCGGGAAAAGAAGCATTTTTAGGATCCGTCACCGATTGCTATCAGCCGTGTGAAGCAAAGTACAAGCGAACAAGAGCACTGCTTGAGCAATTACAAGGCAGCGGTATCAGTATTAGCATTGCAACAAAGTCTGATCTTGTCCTTAGAGATATTGATATTATACGTACATTTCCTAATGCCCGTGTATCTTTCTCCATTAATACTATAGATGAAGATTTTAGAAAAGAAATGGACAAAGCTGCAAGTATTGAGAGAAGACTTACAGCTATGAAGGAGCTATATGATAATGGAATTCAGACTGTTTGTCAGATTGCGCCTATTTTCCCTGGTATTACAGATGTAAAGGCAATTATCGGAGCGGTACGTGACCGTTGCAATCTTATCTGGTTGGAAAATCTGAACTTGCGCGGAGACTATAAGGCTAGAATTTTGGAATGGATCCACGAAAACCATCCTGAACTGGATGAGCTGTATCATCAGATTTATAGTAAGAGGGACCGCACCTATTGGAGTGAGCTGGATAAAGAACTTCGGGAATATGTTGCCGCAGAAGGTTTCCTTTACGTGCGCGATGACGATTCCAAGCGTTCAGATTTTGGAGATCTGCCAATCATAGCAAATTATTTTTATCATGAAGAGGTCAAAAAATCTGCAAAACAAAAGAATGCACATTCTTTGAGTGGCGCATTGAAATAA
- a CDS encoding flavodoxin: MIPFCTSSSSGIGRSGQNLADKAGSGTWLDGKRFGAGASEDEIKSWIEGLQ, encoded by the coding sequence ATGATTCCGTTTTGCACTTCAAGTAGCAGTGGAATAGGAAGAAGTGGTCAGAATCTTGCTGATAAAGCAGGTAGTGGTACATGGCTTGACGGAAAACGCTTTGGAGCAGGAGCATCTGAGGACGAAATCAAATCCTGGATTGAGGGTTTACAGTAA
- a CDS encoding GNAT family N-acetyltransferase codes for MMKVEIREARAADAERVIEYAKTIGGETDNLTFGASGFPITVEQEADYLESVYSADKSVHLLAVIDGEIVGDGSLSGLPRRMSHRADLGITVRKSYWNKGIGSMLMQKLIDYAKDHGIEIINLEVRSDNAGAIHLYQKYGFQKIGTSPAYFKIDNSYHDFDIMYVDLR; via the coding sequence ATGATGAAAGTTGAGATTAGAGAAGCAAGAGCCGCCGATGCAGAAAGAGTCATAGAATACGCAAAGACAATAGGTGGCGAAACTGATAACTTAACCTTTGGAGCATCAGGGTTTCCTATCACCGTTGAACAGGAAGCTGATTATCTTGAAAGTGTTTATTCCGCCGATAAGTCTGTACATCTTCTTGCAGTAATAGATGGTGAAATAGTTGGGGATGGAAGTTTAAGTGGACTTCCTAGGCGTATGTCACATCGTGCCGATTTGGGAATTACAGTAAGGAAATCTTATTGGAATAAAGGCATTGGAAGCATGCTTATGCAAAAACTGATTGACTATGCTAAAGATCATGGCATAGAAATCATAAATCTTGAGGTACGAAGTGATAATGCAGGAGCAATACATTTATATCAAAAGTATGGATTCCAGAAGATTGGAACATCTCCTGCTTATTTCAAGATAGACAATAGTTACCATGATTTTGACATTATGTACGTCGACCTGCGATAA
- a CDS encoding ATP-binding protein, with product MKETKTLEYKAEITNSFLKTVSAFSNFCTGQIMFGVADDGKVIGVDNPDQKCLDIENRINDSISPKPDYSLSINRRNNVITLDVSEGQYKPYLYKGKAYRRSDTASIEVDQVELKRLTLEGNNLYYESLPNDDDMTFAELENKLVEQLGITEVNNDTLRTLGFYTKGGRLNNAASLLSDKNSFPGIDIARFGNSIDEILDRETFNHMSVIAQYDNAVTMYQRYYQYEQIKGAKRELIEKIPEKAFREAVANALVHRTWDINASIRISMFDDRIEVASPGGLPRGISEEEYLSGSISMLRNPVLGNVFFRLHYIEMFGTGIKRIVDAYKTCTIQPQFEIKDNSITVILPTLSANASVSKDGNKVLELLNGEMRYSSSEIAEKLSWSKDKAVRILNVLVEAGYVKKFGKGRGTKYFKK from the coding sequence ATGAAAGAAACAAAGACCTTAGAATATAAAGCTGAAATAACAAATTCTTTTTTGAAAACAGTTAGTGCTTTTTCAAACTTTTGTACAGGGCAAATAATGTTTGGAGTTGCAGATGATGGAAAAGTTATAGGTGTGGATAATCCTGATCAGAAATGTCTGGATATTGAAAATAGAATTAATGATTCTATATCACCTAAACCTGATTACTCGCTCTCAATTAATAGGCGAAACAACGTAATAACATTAGATGTAAGCGAAGGACAATATAAGCCGTATCTATATAAAGGAAAAGCATATCGTAGAAGTGATACTGCTTCTATTGAGGTTGATCAGGTTGAATTAAAGCGACTTACGCTGGAAGGAAATAATCTTTATTATGAATCATTACCAAATGATGATGATATGACTTTTGCTGAGCTGGAGAATAAGCTTGTTGAACAGCTTGGTATTACAGAAGTTAATAATGATACGTTACGAACTTTAGGTTTTTATACAAAGGGTGGCAGGCTTAATAATGCAGCTTCGCTGTTATCTGATAAGAACAGTTTCCCCGGTATTGATATTGCTCGATTTGGGAATTCTATCGATGAAATTTTAGACAGAGAAACTTTTAATCATATGTCAGTTATTGCGCAGTATGATAATGCTGTTACCATGTATCAGCGGTACTATCAATATGAACAGATTAAAGGTGCTAAGAGAGAACTGATTGAAAAGATTCCTGAAAAAGCTTTTCGAGAAGCTGTTGCTAATGCGTTAGTTCATCGGACATGGGATATAAATGCAAGTATCAGAATATCAATGTTTGATGACAGAATAGAAGTCGCATCTCCAGGGGGCTTACCACGCGGAATAAGTGAAGAAGAGTATTTAAGCGGTAGTATTTCAATGCTAAGAAATCCGGTGCTGGGAAATGTTTTCTTTAGATTACATTATATAGAAATGTTTGGTACTGGAATCAAGCGAATCGTGGATGCATATAAAACATGTACAATTCAACCACAATTTGAAATAAAAGACAATTCCATAACGGTTATATTACCTACTTTATCAGCAAATGCGTCGGTTTCCAAAGATGGAAATAAAGTGTTGGAGTTACTAAATGGAGAAATGCGTTATAGTAGTAGTGAAATAGCTGAGAAATTGAGCTGGAGTAAAGACAAAGCAGTAAGAATACTAAATGTTTTAGTTGAGGCTGGCTATGTCAAAAAGTTTGGAAAAGGTAGAGGTACAAAATATTTTAAGAAATAA